Proteins encoded within one genomic window of Prauserella marina:
- a CDS encoding M16 family metallopeptidase translates to MAVPELPELHRLTLDNGLRVVLAPDTTAPVVGVSVHYDVGFRSEPEGRTGFAHLFEHLMFQGSESLEKLAHFRHVQGSGGSFNGSTHPDYTDYFEVLPSAALERALFLEADRMRAPKLTQENLANQIDVVKEEIRLNVLNRPYGGFPWILLPPVLYSTFPNAHNGYGDFTDLEQATLDDCAAFFDTYYAPANAVLTVAGDFEVERARELVEKHFGDVPARPKPHRPSFAEPRPSSELRGNHVDPHAPLPALAVGYRMPDPVNELDGYLAHLVLAGVLTDGDGSRLQQRLVHGEPLVTDISAGAGLFGPFEARDPDTFSVTAIHAPDVSADRVLGALDEELEALAATPPGERELAKVTARWSANLHAEHDRLVSRTLALGSFELLHGDPALAYGAAERIAAVTAEQVAEAAKGLRPDSRAVLVVEPEQGGIQ, encoded by the coding sequence ATGGCCGTACCCGAGCTACCAGAGCTACACAGACTCACTCTCGACAACGGCCTGCGGGTCGTGCTCGCGCCCGATACGACCGCGCCGGTCGTCGGTGTCAGCGTGCACTACGACGTGGGCTTTCGCTCAGAGCCGGAAGGGCGCACCGGGTTCGCGCACCTTTTCGAGCACCTGATGTTCCAGGGCAGTGAGAGTCTGGAGAAGCTCGCGCACTTCCGGCACGTACAGGGCAGTGGCGGCAGTTTCAACGGCTCGACCCACCCCGACTACACGGACTACTTCGAGGTACTGCCCTCGGCCGCGCTCGAACGCGCCCTTTTCCTCGAAGCGGACCGGATGCGGGCGCCGAAGCTGACTCAGGAAAACCTCGCCAACCAGATCGACGTGGTGAAGGAAGAGATCAGGCTCAACGTGCTGAACCGCCCCTACGGCGGATTCCCGTGGATCCTGTTGCCGCCGGTGCTGTACTCGACCTTTCCCAACGCGCACAACGGCTACGGTGACTTCACCGATCTCGAACAGGCGACGCTCGACGACTGCGCCGCCTTCTTCGACACCTACTACGCCCCTGCCAACGCGGTACTCACCGTCGCGGGCGACTTCGAGGTCGAGCGGGCCCGCGAACTCGTCGAGAAACACTTCGGTGACGTTCCGGCGAGGCCGAAGCCGCACCGGCCCTCGTTCGCCGAGCCGAGGCCGAGCTCCGAACTGAGGGGCAACCACGTCGACCCGCACGCGCCGCTGCCCGCGCTCGCGGTCGGCTACCGGATGCCCGATCCCGTCAACGAACTCGACGGCTACCTCGCCCACCTCGTGCTGGCCGGTGTGCTGACCGACGGCGACGGCTCCCGGTTGCAGCAGCGGCTCGTGCACGGGGAGCCGCTGGTCACCGACATCAGCGCGGGGGCGGGCCTATTCGGCCCGTTCGAGGCGCGCGACCCCGACACGTTCTCGGTGACGGCCATCCACGCGCCCGACGTGAGCGCGGATCGCGTGCTCGGCGCGCTCGACGAGGAACTGGAAGCACTCGCGGCGACCCCGCCGGGCGAGCGCGAGCTGGCGAAGGTCACCGCTAGGTGGAGCGCGAACCTGCACGCCGAACACGACCGCCTGGTGTCGAGGACGCTGGCGCTCGGCTCGTTCGAATTGCTGCACGGCGACCCCGCGCTCGCCTACGGGGCTGCCGAACGGATCGCGGCCGTCACCGCGGAGCAGGTCGCCGAGGCCGCGAAGGGCCTTCGGCCCGACTCGCGAGCCGTTCTCGTCGTCGAACCGGAACAGGGAGGCATTCAGTAA
- a CDS encoding YciC family protein, which yields MTDASGGSKQDPDDGPKGFSRYPQYPQSGHRHPGQQPGVIPLRPLALGEIMDGAVTTLRKYARVVFTASAVVAVISALLYLAADVWLLDHRDAVVIDTSAPQEEQLNQALAVLGDGLKESAVIAVITLLTQTFLTGYLMIVVGKAVLGQSITFGQIWEDLKPRMLPLLGLTLLVTVIVGIGIVLLVIPGIWAYVVLSLATPALILERATVGQAMRRSALLVQGAWWRVFGVLIVALLATFVIGFLIQIPFGMLTSNPVGTAPSMGDLLLREFGNAIAQTITVPFAAAVTALLYIDQRMRKEGLDKELSKAAG from the coding sequence ATGACCGATGCGAGTGGCGGGTCGAAACAGGATCCCGACGATGGGCCGAAGGGGTTTTCCCGGTACCCCCAGTACCCGCAGAGCGGCCACCGGCATCCAGGGCAGCAGCCCGGTGTGATTCCGCTGCGCCCGCTCGCGCTCGGCGAGATCATGGACGGCGCGGTCACCACGCTGCGCAAGTACGCGCGCGTCGTGTTCACCGCCTCGGCCGTGGTCGCGGTCATCAGCGCGCTGCTCTACCTCGCGGCCGACGTGTGGCTCCTGGATCACCGCGACGCCGTCGTCATCGACACCAGCGCCCCGCAGGAGGAACAGCTCAACCAGGCGCTCGCGGTGCTCGGTGACGGACTCAAGGAGAGCGCCGTCATCGCCGTGATCACGCTGCTCACCCAGACGTTCCTCACCGGCTACCTGATGATCGTCGTCGGCAAGGCCGTCCTGGGTCAGTCGATCACCTTCGGCCAGATCTGGGAGGACCTCAAGCCGAGGATGCTTCCGCTGCTCGGGCTCACGCTGCTGGTCACCGTGATCGTCGGGATCGGGATCGTGCTGCTGGTGATCCCCGGCATCTGGGCCTACGTCGTGCTCAGCCTCGCCACACCGGCGCTGATACTGGAGCGCGCGACGGTCGGCCAGGCGATGCGCCGCTCCGCGCTGCTGGTGCAGGGCGCCTGGTGGCGGGTGTTCGGCGTGCTGATCGTGGCGCTGCTGGCGACCTTCGTGATCGGGTTCCTCATCCAGATCCCGTTCGGCATGCTCACCAGCAACCCCGTCGGCACCGCGCCGTCGATGGGGGACCTGCTGCTGCGGGAATTCGGCAACGCGATCGCGCAGACCATCACCGTTCCCTTCGCGGCGGCGGTGACCGCGCTGCTCTACATCGATCAGCGCATGCGAAAGGAAGGGCTCGACAAGGAACTGTCGAAGGCCGCCGGCTGA
- a CDS encoding potassium channel family protein, whose protein sequence is MPETKISPLASIIRRIIGALAFLFAAVFIVYIGRDGYRDNNGDGLSFLDCVYYATVSLSTTGYGDIAPVTPMARLVNIVVITPLRVMFLIVLVGTTLEVLTERSRQALRIQKWRHRVRDHVVVVGFGTKGRSAVNSLLAEEGTEPNQVVVVDTDQQALDAASALGLITVHGSATKSDVLRVAGAQRARAIVIAPNRDDTAVLVTLTARELAPKASILASVREAENVHLLKQSGADQVVVSSETAGRLLGIATRTPLVVDMVEDLLTPETGLAIAERPVEQSEEGGSPRHLPDIVLGIVRDGRLYRVDAPEADAIEPGDRLLYVRKVTPAEGRKS, encoded by the coding sequence ATGCCGGAAACCAAGATCAGCCCGCTTGCCTCGATCATCAGGCGGATCATCGGAGCGCTCGCCTTCCTGTTCGCCGCCGTGTTCATCGTCTACATCGGCAGGGACGGCTACCGCGACAACAACGGGGACGGGCTGTCCTTCCTGGACTGCGTGTACTACGCGACCGTGTCACTGTCCACCACGGGCTACGGCGACATCGCGCCGGTGACGCCGATGGCAAGGCTGGTCAACATCGTCGTGATCACGCCGCTGCGGGTGATGTTCCTCATCGTGCTGGTCGGCACCACACTGGAGGTGCTCACCGAGCGTTCCCGCCAGGCGCTGCGGATCCAAAAATGGAGGCACAGGGTGCGTGACCATGTCGTGGTCGTCGGATTCGGCACGAAAGGCCGTTCCGCGGTCAACTCGCTGCTCGCCGAGGAGGGCACCGAGCCCAATCAGGTCGTCGTCGTGGACACCGACCAGCAGGCACTCGACGCGGCGAGCGCGCTCGGCCTCATCACCGTGCATGGCTCCGCCACCAAATCCGACGTGCTGAGAGTGGCGGGCGCGCAGCGGGCGAGGGCGATCGTCATCGCCCCGAACAGGGACGACACGGCCGTGCTCGTGACGCTCACCGCGCGCGAACTCGCGCCGAAAGCGAGCATCCTCGCCTCGGTGAGGGAAGCCGAGAACGTGCACCTGCTGAAACAGTCGGGCGCCGACCAGGTGGTGGTTTCCAGCGAGACGGCGGGCAGGTTGCTCGGCATCGCCACGAGAACCCCGCTCGTCGTCGACATGGTCGAGGACCTGCTGACCCCGGAGACCGGGCTCGCGATCGCGGAACGGCCGGTCGAGCAGTCGGAGGAGGGCGGCTCGCCCCGGCATCTGCCCGACATCGTGCTCGGCATCGTGAGGGACGGCAGGCTGTACCGGGTGGACGCGCCGGAAGCCGACGCCATCGAGCCAGGTGACCGGTTACTCTATGTTCGCAAGGTCACCCCTGCCGAAGGCCGGAAAAGCTGA
- a CDS encoding ATP-dependent helicase: protein MNLVTPFEIAQALGLHSPTEEQAAVIAAPPEPALVVAGAGAGKTETMAARVVWLVANGLVVPERVLGLTFTRKAARQLADRVRARLRRLAGSGLLDRIDPGGSRRMAVLTGEPTVLTYHAYAGRLLAEHGLRLPVPPGARMLSETASWQIAHRVVSTWDNDLDTDRVPASVTAQVLSLAGELGEHLVDPRRLRSYTEWLTRVVESAPRAKGQRANLPVALADIVAAQRFRLDLLPLVEAYQQRKRAEGALDFADQMSLAATLADTHPEVVEGERDRYGAVLLDEYQDTGHAQRVLLRSLFGGQRPMPVTAVGDPLQAIYGWRGASAANLPRFTTDFPRLEGLSLGPASEYGMVTSFRNPPEVLTLANAVAEPLREQGLGVRRLRAREGTGPADVRCALLTDVRAEREWLAETMAEAWFSEKEAKGAPPTAAVLVRRRADMAPVAAALRERGLPVEVVGLGGLLDEPEVADLVATLRVLAEPLSGTAAARLLTGARWRFAAADLGALWRRAGELATDGDVLVAEKAEQTGLVDAIDDPGDGERYSPEGYARIRRLGGELAALRRRLDQPLPELVADVERTMLLDVEALARPGGAGRAHLDAFADVVTEYAENSPTGTLLSFLDYLATAEHAEDGLPPGEVEVVADRVQVLTAHSAKGLEWHLVAVPHLVRDTFPGKRRSSSWLRTVPELPATLRGDAPDLPDLVLHESDDRKQVLEACTEHEERFAQRHAEEERRLCYVALTRAEHALLCSGHWWNETSAKPKGPSEFLTEIADTVAADDQIGSIVEWAEEPAVDDVNPLTSASRSLVWPVDPLGARRDDVRQGADLVLDALAELDLPLDEDDPDGWIADTDVLLAEREKAHGRADEVPLPGALSVSQLVELAGKPEALARKLRRPLPFPPNAYARRGTAFHGWLERRFDGDRLLEIDDLPGAADVGAAPDSELDALRDAFERSTWAHRTPHDVEVPFSTDIGGVTVRGRMDAVFADPDGGWTVVDWKTGAVPEGSALPALSVQLAAYRLAWAGLSGTPLEKVRAAFHYVRHDRTLRPVDLLDGAGLRELLRSVPDSG, encoded by the coding sequence ATGAACCTGGTGACCCCGTTCGAGATCGCGCAGGCACTCGGGCTTCACTCGCCCACCGAAGAGCAGGCCGCGGTGATCGCGGCACCACCCGAGCCCGCGCTCGTCGTCGCGGGCGCGGGAGCCGGCAAAACCGAGACGATGGCGGCGAGGGTCGTGTGGCTGGTCGCCAACGGCCTTGTGGTGCCGGAACGCGTGCTCGGGCTGACCTTCACCCGCAAGGCCGCCCGCCAGCTCGCCGACCGGGTGAGGGCGCGGCTGCGCAGGCTCGCCGGTTCCGGGCTGCTCGACCGGATCGACCCGGGAGGCTCGCGGAGGATGGCGGTGCTGACCGGCGAGCCGACCGTGCTGACCTACCACGCCTACGCGGGAAGGCTGCTGGCCGAACACGGCCTGCGTCTTCCCGTCCCGCCGGGAGCGAGAATGCTGTCGGAGACGGCTTCCTGGCAGATCGCCCACCGGGTCGTGTCCACATGGGACAACGATCTCGACACCGACAGGGTGCCCGCCTCGGTGACCGCGCAGGTGCTCTCGCTCGCCGGGGAGCTGGGCGAACACCTCGTCGATCCGCGCCGTCTTCGCTCCTACACCGAATGGCTCACGCGCGTCGTGGAGTCGGCGCCGAGGGCGAAGGGCCAGCGGGCGAACTTGCCGGTGGCGCTGGCCGACATCGTCGCGGCCCAGCGGTTCCGGCTCGACCTGCTGCCGCTTGTCGAGGCATACCAGCAGCGCAAGCGGGCCGAGGGTGCACTCGACTTCGCCGACCAGATGTCGCTGGCCGCGACGCTCGCCGACACCCATCCAGAGGTCGTCGAGGGCGAACGCGACCGTTACGGAGCCGTGCTGCTCGACGAATACCAGGACACCGGTCATGCCCAGCGAGTGCTGCTGCGCTCGTTGTTCGGGGGACAACGGCCGATGCCGGTCACCGCCGTCGGCGACCCCCTGCAGGCGATCTACGGCTGGCGAGGTGCGAGCGCGGCGAACCTGCCCCGGTTCACCACCGACTTTCCCCGCCTTGAGGGACTTTCGCTCGGCCCGGCGAGCGAATACGGCATGGTGACGAGTTTCCGCAACCCGCCGGAGGTGCTGACGCTCGCGAACGCGGTCGCCGAACCGTTGCGGGAACAGGGACTCGGCGTCCGGCGGTTGCGGGCCCGCGAGGGCACCGGGCCAGCCGATGTGCGGTGCGCGCTGCTCACCGACGTGCGGGCCGAGCGGGAATGGCTTGCCGAAACCATGGCGGAGGCGTGGTTTTCCGAGAAGGAGGCCAAGGGTGCTCCGCCGACCGCGGCCGTGCTGGTGCGCCGCCGCGCCGATATGGCGCCGGTCGCCGCGGCCCTGCGCGAACGCGGACTGCCCGTCGAGGTGGTCGGGCTCGGCGGGTTGCTCGACGAGCCGGAGGTCGCCGATCTCGTCGCGACCCTCAGGGTGCTGGCGGAGCCGTTGTCCGGCACGGCCGCGGCCAGGTTGCTGACCGGAGCCCGCTGGCGGTTCGCCGCCGCCGATCTCGGCGCGCTGTGGCGAAGGGCGGGCGAACTGGCCACCGACGGCGACGTGCTCGTCGCGGAGAAGGCGGAACAGACCGGGCTCGTCGACGCCATCGACGACCCCGGTGACGGCGAACGCTACTCGCCGGAGGGCTACGCGAGGATCCGCAGGCTCGGCGGCGAGCTCGCTGCGCTGCGCCGCAGGCTCGACCAGCCGCTGCCCGAACTGGTCGCCGACGTCGAGCGCACGATGCTGCTCGACGTCGAGGCGCTGGCGAGGCCGGGTGGCGCGGGAAGGGCCCATCTCGACGCCTTCGCCGACGTGGTCACGGAATACGCCGAGAATTCACCCACCGGAACCCTGCTGTCCTTTCTGGACTATCTCGCGACCGCCGAGCACGCCGAGGACGGGCTCCCTCCCGGCGAGGTCGAGGTCGTCGCCGACAGAGTGCAGGTGCTCACCGCGCACTCGGCGAAGGGGCTCGAATGGCACCTCGTCGCCGTCCCGCACCTCGTGCGCGACACCTTTCCCGGCAAGCGAAGGTCGTCCTCGTGGCTGCGGACCGTTCCCGAACTGCCTGCCACGCTGCGCGGGGACGCGCCGGACCTTCCCGATCTGGTCCTGCACGAGAGTGACGACCGCAAACAGGTACTCGAAGCCTGCACCGAACACGAGGAACGGTTCGCGCAGCGGCACGCCGAAGAGGAACGCAGGCTCTGCTACGTCGCGCTCACCAGAGCCGAGCACGCGCTGTTGTGCTCGGGGCACTGGTGGAACGAGACCAGCGCGAAACCGAAGGGGCCATCGGAGTTCCTGACCGAGATCGCCGATACCGTCGCCGCCGACGACCAAATCGGATCCATTGTGGAATGGGCGGAGGAGCCCGCCGTCGACGATGTCAATCCGCTCACCTCCGCTTCGCGGTCGCTCGTGTGGCCGGTGGATCCGCTCGGCGCGCGCCGCGACGACGTCAGGCAGGGCGCCGATCTGGTACTGGACGCGCTTGCCGAGCTTGACCTTCCGCTCGACGAGGACGATCCGGACGGTTGGATCGCCGACACCGACGTTCTGCTCGCCGAGCGGGAGAAAGCACATGGCCGGGCCGACGAAGTACCGCTTCCAGGCGCGCTTTCGGTGAGCCAGCTCGTCGAGCTCGCCGGAAAACCGGAAGCGCTCGCCCGCAAGCTTCGCCGCCCGCTTCCGTTCCCTCCCAACGCCTACGCAAGAAGGGGGACCGCGTTCCACGGCTGGCTGGAACGCCGGTTCGACGGCGACCGGCTGCTGGAGATCGACGATCTTCCCGGCGCTGCCGACGTCGGCGCGGCCCCCGACAGCGAACTCGACGCGCTGCGCGACGCGTTCGAGCGCAGCACGTGGGCACACCGGACCCCGCACGACGTCGAGGTGCCGTTCTCGACCGACATCGGCGGGGTCACCGTGCGAGGCAGGATGGACGCGGTGTTCGCCGATCCGGACGGCGGCTGGACCGTCGTCGACTGGAAGACGGGAGCCGTTCCGGAGGGGAGCGCTCTTCCGGCGTTGTCCGTTCAGCTCGCCGCCTACCGCCTTGCCTGGGCAGGGCTTTCCGGAACCCCGCTTGAGAAGGTCAGGGCCGCGTTCCACTACGTGCGCCACGACCGCACCCTGCGCCCGGTCGACCTGCTCGACGGGGCCGGTCTGCGTGAGCTCCTGCGTTCCGTGCCGGACAGCGGCTAG
- a CDS encoding neutral zinc metallopeptidase → MTQPPHGPPGPYGQQGPQGPQGPYGGQGPYGQQGPPNQGWHQQPPQFGYPAGPPPRKPKGPIIAASLGGVVLLVLGLVVVFTLTGGGDESADGGFTNNAATSTTEPAPTTASSGTTESTTTSSATSTPESSATAEQGPRKILKLADHPILQDPDAGLKNLACNLPAWESNPAAAEAFFTAAGECLDAAWGPFLDAYDLPFESPTLHFPSGSSFDTACGTIEVGIATAAYYCENNLYVPFAGLQTDLYGDNPGVYLALFAHEYGHHVQEVAGIMDAAWEAIYAAGENTPEGQEMSRRKELQAQCFSGMFLGAHVDRGGTITRDMYDKAWFDQETRGDDTSGTSDHGSNQNYAAWWRAGAYDNRIVDCNTFAAGSGDVS, encoded by the coding sequence ATGACGCAACCGCCGCACGGGCCGCCCGGCCCTTACGGACAGCAAGGGCCGCAAGGACCACAAGGCCCCTACGGCGGGCAAGGACCTTACGGACAGCAGGGACCACCGAACCAGGGCTGGCACCAGCAGCCACCCCAGTTCGGCTATCCGGCGGGGCCACCACCCCGCAAGCCGAAAGGCCCGATCATCGCGGCCTCGCTCGGCGGCGTCGTGCTGCTCGTACTCGGCCTCGTCGTGGTGTTCACGCTCACCGGGGGCGGAGACGAATCGGCCGACGGCGGGTTCACCAACAACGCGGCGACCAGCACCACCGAACCGGCGCCGACGACCGCGTCGAGCGGCACCACCGAATCGACCACGACGAGCAGTGCGACCTCCACTCCGGAGAGCAGCGCCACGGCCGAGCAGGGGCCGCGAAAAATTCTCAAGCTCGCCGACCATCCGATCCTCCAGGATCCCGACGCGGGATTGAAAAACCTCGCGTGCAACCTGCCCGCGTGGGAGAGCAATCCCGCCGCGGCCGAGGCGTTCTTCACCGCGGCGGGAGAGTGCCTCGACGCGGCGTGGGGTCCTTTCCTCGATGCCTACGATCTCCCGTTCGAATCGCCGACACTGCACTTTCCCTCCGGCTCCAGCTTCGACACCGCGTGCGGGACGATCGAGGTCGGCATCGCCACGGCCGCCTACTACTGCGAGAACAACCTGTACGTGCCCTTCGCGGGGTTGCAGACCGATCTCTACGGCGACAACCCGGGCGTCTATCTCGCGCTGTTCGCCCACGAGTACGGCCACCACGTCCAGGAGGTGGCCGGCATCATGGACGCCGCATGGGAGGCGATCTACGCGGCGGGCGAGAACACCCCGGAGGGCCAGGAGATGTCGCGCCGCAAGGAATTGCAGGCTCAGTGCTTCTCGGGAATGTTCCTCGGCGCGCACGTCGACAGGGGCGGCACCATCACGAGGGACATGTACGACAAGGCGTGGTTCGATCAGGAGACGCGGGGCGACGACACCTCGGGGACCAGTGACCACGGCAGCAACCAGAACTACGCGGCATGGTGGCGCGCCGGTGCCTACGACAACCGGATCGTCGACTGCAACACCTTCGCGGCCGGTAGCGGCGACGTGTCCTGA
- a CDS encoding M16 family metallopeptidase: protein MAPTSATHRGAEEIGRTALGVRPLPELGHQRAAADLAHVDTVLGNGLRVLAVRKANVPMVELRLAIPFAGDDPMHPATAEVLAETIATGTARRDRVAIDTELALIGGDLGTSVDPEHLTVSAGSLAAGLPTLLDVLSDVLTNASYVDGEVARESARIVERLAVARTQPRVIAREALQRRRYGNHPCTREMPQPEDVAKVTPGAVKALHAASVLPRGSVLVLVGDIDPDGVVGQVENALREWHSDRSAAVLAPLPDLAPGDLLLVPRAGAVQSQLRLSAQALSRTDPRYPALQLANLAYGGYFSSRLVENIREDKGYTYSAHSGFEFTGDKATVQVDADTANEVTAAALLETRYELGRLGLVPPSGADVDSVRQYAVGSLLIASSAQAGLAAQLTALAVVGLGAEWLAEHPRRLAAVTTEDVAQAALDFFAPSRFTGVVVGDADTLAPQLTALGGVTVEATDS, encoded by the coding sequence ATGGCGCCGACGTCAGCGACCCACCGCGGTGCGGAGGAAATCGGCCGTACCGCGCTGGGCGTGAGGCCCCTTCCCGAGCTGGGGCATCAGCGCGCCGCGGCCGACCTTGCCCACGTGGACACCGTGCTCGGCAACGGGCTGCGAGTACTCGCCGTCCGCAAGGCCAACGTTCCGATGGTGGAGCTGCGACTGGCCATCCCGTTCGCCGGGGACGACCCGATGCATCCCGCGACGGCCGAGGTGCTCGCCGAGACCATCGCGACGGGGACGGCGAGGAGGGACAGGGTCGCCATCGACACCGAGCTGGCGCTCATCGGCGGCGACCTCGGCACCTCGGTCGACCCCGAGCACCTGACGGTGTCGGCGGGATCGCTTGCCGCCGGGCTGCCCACGCTGCTCGACGTGCTCTCCGACGTGCTCACCAACGCGTCCTATGTGGACGGTGAGGTGGCGAGGGAGAGCGCGAGGATCGTCGAACGGCTCGCCGTGGCACGCACCCAGCCGCGCGTGATCGCGAGGGAAGCGTTGCAGCGCCGCCGGTACGGCAATCACCCCTGCACGCGAGAGATGCCGCAGCCCGAGGACGTCGCGAAGGTGACTCCAGGCGCCGTGAAGGCACTGCACGCGGCATCGGTCCTGCCGAGAGGATCCGTGCTCGTGCTCGTCGGTGACATCGATCCCGACGGCGTCGTCGGGCAGGTCGAGAACGCGCTGCGCGAATGGCACTCCGACCGCTCAGCCGCCGTGCTCGCGCCGCTGCCCGATCTCGCACCGGGCGACCTGTTGCTCGTGCCGAGGGCGGGCGCGGTGCAGTCGCAGTTGCGGCTGTCCGCGCAGGCACTGTCGCGCACCGATCCCCGCTATCCCGCGCTGCAACTGGCGAACCTCGCCTATGGCGGCTATTTCTCGTCGCGGCTGGTCGAGAACATCCGCGAGGACAAGGGATACACCTACAGCGCGCACTCCGGTTTCGAGTTCACCGGCGACAAGGCGACGGTGCAGGTCGATGCCGACACCGCCAACGAGGTGACCGCGGCAGCGTTGCTGGAGACCCGGTACGAGCTGGGAAGGCTCGGTCTCGTGCCGCCTTCCGGCGCCGACGTCGACTCGGTGCGCCAGTATGCAGTCGGCTCGCTGCTCATCGCCTCGTCGGCGCAGGCAGGTCTCGCCGCGCAGCTCACCGCGCTCGCCGTGGTCGGCCTCGGCGCGGAATGGCTCGCCGAGCACCCGCGCAGGCTCGCGGCCGTCACCACGGAGGACGTTGCTCAAGCGGCCCTCGACTTCTTCGCCCCGAGCAGGTTCACCGGGGTCGTCGTCGGCGACGCGGACACGCTCGCGCCTCAGCTCACGGCGCTCGGAGGAGTAACCGTGGAGGCCACCGACTCATGA